The following are from one region of the Pocillopora verrucosa isolate sample1 chromosome 3, ASM3666991v2, whole genome shotgun sequence genome:
- the LOC131772298 gene encoding retinoblastoma-like protein 1, with translation MASSSDDEEANSSERFENLCRDLNMDKETSQEAWTSYQKISTNYTLEGDSLHWLACALYVACRKSVVPTVDSTGTVEGNCVSLTRLLRAAKLSLIQFFNKMKKWLDMSNAAGDFRKKIELLERNFHVSTVIFKKYEPIFLEIFKDPREENTKTQRGRKSRKQPCSVGDVFAFCWTLYIQAKGNFPAISDDLVNSYHLLLCCLDLLFSNALYAKNRRELLNPKFEGLPQDFGNRDFKVPAEVPCIVESLCNRHQGIILEAKGIKEHHWKPFIKQLFEKKILKGNEENLTGILDQGNFESNGKSVNKEYEEYVLSVGDFDERIFLDDEAHIEIGTPAKSYTFAEVDEQQRMGLRRNLQEHFTRTRSLAPSTPLTGRRYLKEKDPKITPVSTATQSVSRLQALLSGLKAGPSDGLLKIFSECSRNPQEAIESRVSTLGETFLREYVQPSPDRPKSPCSTREFATKRLKLAEILYYKVLESITLLEKKRLQGHLDLTGLLEQDNFHCSLMACCLEIIIFSYNSQRTFPWVIEIFEISPFSFYKIIEVFIKAEDGLSRDVVKHLNHIEEQILECLAWSHDSPLWYSIQQAGSVPSCEDVSLPYQTESVHTTQNLLASPIIHPRVQRICGEEGAARRVLPSPSSPSAHDVFSSPVTPSSGARRNLMVNFGSSSPAQTAQPVTLSPTTRQTTARNAPTFIITPAPGNSGGFLVNQAVVLPNTSTTVQVTSPQAGSVLTTSSTTASPTSSPVRPSSTPTTPKGKVVTPTKPKKTGSLALFFRKVYHLSSVRLRDLCTKLDVHEELRLKMWTCFEHTLMNVTELMKDRHIDQILMCCIYVMGKVTNADLSFQNIMKCYRTQPQAVSHVYRSVLLRGRRRAPLGSSGSDGGARGIKSEPGSSGPASPVQGSSSARASPIRSASTVPSTPPPNSASNSGSSSTENSPNIDGERGDLIEFYNKVFIKRVKNFALKFSAGDRATDSPPLSPLPVMKNQAHSPRRKVSTRHPVYISPHKNGISMTPTTRMLYCFKESPAEKLRDINHMLKQGGGETSRKRALLQDDQGSHPPAKRTASEEVLQRKLTSMLEERQASASR, from the exons ATGGCGAGTTCTAGCGACGATGAAGAAGCGAATAGTTCAGAACGATTCGAAAATCTGTGTCGTGATCTTAACATGGATAAGGAGACGAGTCAAGAGGCATGGACTTCGTACCAGAAAATTAGCACGAATTACACTCTAGAG GGGGACAGTCTCCACTGGCTGGCATGTGCTTTGTACGTCGCCTGTCGTAAGAGTGTTGTTCCAACGGTCGACAGCACTGGAACTGTCGAAGGAAACTGCGTTTCTCTTACTCGATTGTTGAGGGCAGCGAAATTAAG CCTCATTCAGTTCTTcaataaaatgaagaaatggTTGGACATGTCGAATGCTGCGGGAGACTTTCGAAAGAAAATCGAATTGCTTGAAAGGAACTTTCACGTCTCGACTGTGATCTTCAAGAAATACGAgccaatttttttggaaatcttTAAAGATCCTAGGGAGGAAAACACAAAGACTCAACGAGGCCGAAAATCTAG GAAACAACCCTGTTCAGTTGGTGATGTGTTCGCTTTTTGCTGGACATTATATATTCAAGCGAAAG GTAATTTTCCTGCAATCAGTGATGACCTAGTGAACTCCTACCATCTGCTTTTATGTTGCCTGGATCTCCTTTTTTCAAATGCACTGTATGCAAAGAATCGCCGAGAACTACTGAATCCAAAGTTTGAAG GACTACCTCAGGATTTTGGTAACAGAGACTTCAAAGTACCAGCTGAAGTGCCTTGTATTGTTGAAAGCTTGTGCAACAGACATCAAG GAATAATCTTGGAGGCAAAAGGAATTAAAGAACATCACTGGAAGCCCTTTATAAAGCAACTATTTGAAAAGAAG ATATTGAAGGGTAACGAAGAGAACCTAACAGGAATTCTGGATCAAGGCAATTTTGAATCAAATGG TAAATCTGTCAACAAAGAGTACGAAGAGTATGTGTTGTCTGTTGGTGATTTTGATGAAAGGATCTTCTTGGATGATGAAGCTCACATTGAAATAGGAACCCCAGCCAAGTCTTACACTTTTGCTGAAGTGGATGAGCAACAAAG AATGGGACTAAGGAGGAACTTACAGGAGCACTTTACAAGA ACAAGAAGCTTAGCCCCTTCAACACCACTGACTGGAAGACGttatttaaaggagaaagaCCCAAA GATAACTCCTGTTTCAACAGCAACACAATCAGTCAGTAGACTACAAGCTCTTTTGTCAGGTTTGAAGGCAGGACCAAGTGATGGCCTTCTGAAAATATTCTC gGAATGCAGCAGAAACCCTCAAGAAGCCATTGAAAGTCGTGTCAGCACACTTGGGGAGACATTCTTAAGAGAATATGTACAG CCATCTCCTGATAGACCTAAGTCTCCTTGCTCAACAAGAGAATTTGCAACCAAGAGATTAAAACTTGCTGAAATTTTGTACTACAAG GTTCTTGAAAGTATAACTCTGCTGGAAAAGAAAAGGTTACAAGGACACCTTGATTTAACT GGTTTGCTGGAGCAAGATAACTTTCATTGTTCCTTGATGGCCTGTTGTTTGGAAATCATAATTTTCTCTTACAACTCTCAAAG GACTTTCCCTTGGGTGATTGAAATCTTTGAAATCAGTCCTTTCTCATTCTACAAAATTATTGAAGTTTTCATCAAAGCTGAAGATGGGCTGTCAAGAGATGTCGTGAAGCATCTTAATCAT ATAGAGGAACAGATTCTAGAATGCCTTGCATGGAGCCATGATTCACCTCTTTGGTATTCGATCCAACAAGCTGGCTCTGTTCCTTCATGTGAAGATGTATCCCTGCCTTACCAAACAGAATCTGTGCACACCACTCAAAACTTACTAGCTTCACCAATTATCCACCCTCGTGTTCAAAGGATATGTGGAGAAGAAGGAGCTGCAAGGAGAG ttttaCCATCGCCAAGCTCACCTTCAGCCCATGATGTCTTTAGTTCGCCAGTCACCCCAAGCAGTGGTGCACGGCGTAATCTCATGGTCAACTTTGGCAGCTCTTCTCCTGCACAGACTGCCCAGCCAGTGACACTGTCACCCACAACACGCCAGACAACTGCAAGGAATGCACCTACTT TTATCATTACCCCAGCTCCTGGAAATAGTGGTGGTTTTTTAGTTAATCAAGCCGTAGTGTTGCCGAACACTTCAACTACAGTACAAGTGACTTCTCCTCAGGCTGGTAGTGTATTAACAACCAGCAGTACTACAGCATCACCAACATCCAGTCCAGTGAGACCATCATCAACACCGACCACACCTAAGGGGAAGGTTGTAACTCCAACTAAACCCAAGAAGACTGGTTCCTTGGCATTATTTTTCAGAAAG GTTTATCATCTTTCCAGTGTTCGCCTGAGAGACTTGTGTACAAAGCTGGATGTCCATGAGGAGCTCCGTCTAAA GATGTGGACATGCTTTGAACATACACTGATGAATGTGACAGAGCTGATGAAGGACAGACACATTGATCAGATATTGATGTGTTGTATTTATGTCATGGGCAAG GTCACAAATGCTGATCTATCATTCCAAAACATCATGAAGTGTTACCGCACTCAGCCGCAAGCTGTCAGCCAT GTTTACAGAAGTGTGCTTctcagaggaagaagaagagctCCTCTTGGCAGCAGTGGCAGCGATGGTGGAGCAAGAG GTATTAAAAGTGAACCAGGTAGTAGTGGACCTGCCAGTCCAGTACAAGGTTCCAGTAGTGCAAGAGCAAGCCCAATAAGGAGTGCAAGCACTGTGCCTTCCACTCCCCCTCCAAACAGTGCTTCAAACTCTGGATCCAGTAGTACAGAAAACAGTCCAAACATTGACGGTGAAAGAGGAGATCTCATTGAGTTTTACAACAAG gtGTTCATTAAAAGAGTAAAGAATTTTGCCCTCAAGTTCTCTGCTGGAGACAGAGCA ACGGATTCTCCTCCCCTGTCTCCCCTACCAGTCATGAAAAACCAAGCACACTCACCACGACGCAAAGTTTCAACCCGACATCCGGTGTATATTTCACCTCACAAGAATG GCATTTCAATGACGCCAACAACACGAATGTTGTACTGTTTTAAAGAAAGTCCAGCCGAG AAGCTACGAGATATCAATCATATGCTAAAGCAAGGTGGTGGGGAGACAAGTCGTAAGAGAGCTCTTTTGCAAGATGATCAGGGCAGTCATCCACCTGCTAAACGAACAGCTTCAGAGGAGGTGTTACAACGAAAACTAACCAGTATGCTTGAGGAACGGCAAGCATCAGCCTCCAGATAA
- the LOC131772333 gene encoding uncharacterized protein — protein sequence MVNGFLESDEHVPWHETKRKSWLRKAALKNCIYPFVLEIYQWTAYIIFHTVFEGDYFAGSWTESHIELFELDARTWLGLYGFFWVMAMYITGFVAYTFILISRLAVRDVVCFMCMFGDSPFLMYRPSEEQNLVLKNLSPLRRVINGIFGFLFMDFFQTGKDIVLVYEKDVPVLDQSTLEEGHWNPQESQGFDNFSASIEVTRPTQGRLSVPERPQITPVDASKYLSNVIGSIEALAGLFQPFIVLISFFSVANLVTHVGAIVSLIANFKTSHWWTFVRTCIWLLLSLRLLWSAAGITKGLSHVSQHLNYLWSVGQLHGDKEEWQRFFKLVESFHLGTKTYGFPLTLKQAASIATFINFALIIVLSIMKPSVHLPARGD from the coding sequence ATGGTGAACGGCTTCTTGGAGTCTGATGAACACGTTCCGTGGCAcgagacaaagagaaaatcatGGTTGAGAAAAGCTGCCTtgaaaaactgcatttatccATTCGTCTTAGAAATTTATCAGTGGACTGCCTATATCATTTTCCATACGGTATTTGAAGGGGACTATTTTGCAGGTTCTTGGACAGAGAGTCATATTGAATTGTTCGAACTTGACGCAAGGACTTGGTTAGGTCTGTATGGTTTCTTCTGGGTAATGGCTATGTACATAACTGGGTTTGTAGCTTACACTTTCATTCTGATTAGCCGGTTGGCTGTCCGAGATGTTGTTTGCTTTATGTGTATGTTTGGTGACAGTCCATTTTTGATGTACAGGCCCTCGGAGGAACAAAACCTAGTCTTAAAGAACCTTAGTCCATTACGAAGGGTCATAAATGGCATATTTGGATTTCTCTTCATGGATTTCTTCCAGACTGGAAAGGACATTGTTCTAGTTTATGAAAAGGACGTACCAGTTTTGGACCAAAGTACTCTCGAAGAAGGACACTGGAATCCACAGGAATCCCAGggatttgataatttttctgcGTCGATTGAGGTAACGCGACCAACACAGGGAAGGCTTAGTGTGCCAGAACGACCACAAATTACTCCAGTAGACGCCAGCAAGTATCTTTCCAATGTCATCGGTAGTATTGAAGCTCTGGCAGGTCTTTTTCAGCCGTTCATCGTTCTAATATCGTTCTTCTCTGTGGCCAACCTTGTGACCCACGTGGGAGCCATTGTAAGCCTTATTGCAAACTTCAAAACGTCTCATTGGTGGACATTTGTGAGAACATGCATCTGGCTTCTACTCTCACTCCGACTCCTCTGGAGTGCAGCTGGTATTACCAAAGGCTTATCACACGTCTCACAGCATCTCAATTACCTCTGGTCTGTAGGTCAGCTACATGGCGATAAAGAAGAGTGGCAAAGGTTTTTCAAGCTGGTCGAATCGTTCCATTTGGGGACCAAGACATACGGGTTTCCTCTCACACTGAAGCAAGCGGCATCGATTGCAACCTTCATCAACTTTGCACTGATCATTGTGCTGTCAATCATGAAACCATCAGTACACTTGCCAGCACGTGGTGACTAA